ACTATAGTAACTTTCATATAAGATATAAGAACTTTGAATGGTTTATATTGAAAAACTAcggttttaaaaactatttacaaAAATTGGGGTTTCTTaacatctcaaattttaaattttttaaaataatttttaatgacaTAAAGCATAGACAACATTCTACTACTTTATGTagaaggtttttattttaaaaacaaaaacggTAAGCACATCAAAAATGATACTTAAGCCCTATTTgggaagtgttttaaaaaacaattccaaaaaatagttttagagacaattttttttaaaaaaaattccataatgttttgtaaaatcaaAGTCTGTttcatgacctaaaatattcttaacatgttttctagatttttaattatttttcatatttgtataattattttttaaaaaacattactcaaaaaacaaatgagaaaaaaaaaatatcaaaaaaaaaaaaatgaaaacaactaaaaaggTTATCCGAAAACACCtgattttctatttcaaaaaacagaaaatagtttttgtttgatctggttgtcaaaagtattttctttttttcttttaatttttgttctataGATCATAAAACAGTTTTCGAACGGCCCTTATCAAAACAACACCATAttatatgaatcaaaattatttttctttttcctcctgCTCCTCgcttttctcagcaaccaaacggaacCTAAAACTAAACCATCAacaaataacaaacaaaaaacaagagcATTGAAAACCATTTCAACAACCAAGCGGAATTCACCAGAAACCAAGCAAAACCAAACCAAGGCATGAAATACAAAttcaaaagaaaccaaaaataaataaataaataaataaaaataagggcGAAATTCAACCTGCACAACTTCCACAATTGTCCTCATGACACCTGCAGCCGCCCGCTCAGTGTAATGCCCCCTCGAAACAATCCTATCGAACAATTCTCCGCCTTCACACAATTCCATCACAATATGAACGGCATTCTCGTCCTCAAATGTGTCTTTCAACGACACAATATTCGGGTGCTTAGGCAAACGCTTCATAATCTGCACCTCTCTTCTCACGTCCTCGATATCTACAGCAGTTCTAAGCTTCTTCTTTGCTATCGATTTGCAGGCATACTTTTCGTTTGTGGATTTCTCAGTACACATATACGTTACCCCAAATTCCCCTCTCCCCATCTCGCGTCCGAGCTCGTATTTGAGAGAAATGTCACGCCCAGTTGGGTCTTTCAGAACCGGGCCCCTGTTCCTACTGACAGATCCGTGAAGCACattgtaatcaattaaatatgggttttctttcttcttttctttctcagaACCAGGTGACGCACAGCAATTTCCCATGATCAAATGCCTCAAATCAATCAAACAGAAGCAAAAATCTGATGTTTCTGAGCAGGGAACGAGAAACCAATCAAAGTTAAAACTTTCCTtgcaagaacaaaagaaaatgtgTGCTGCTGAGAAAAATCTCCGAGGACCATGGAAGACTTTGGAAGCTTGAAAACAAATGGAATTGTAAGAAATAGACAGAACTTTAACAAtgtcaaagaaaaacaaacccACCGAGGAtttcattcctttttctttttattttctttctttgtttacGGTGAAATTTTCATTCGGGTGCAAAATGAGAAAATCAGAGGAAACCCATCTGGGTGTGCACAATTTTGCATGAAAAAGacagtttttttaattatcatgaAACTGCAAAAACCCAACAAGGatttttcaaaggaaaaaaacctttgtttctttttggggGATGTAAAATGAGGAAAATCCAAGGAAAACTCAGATGGGTATGGAAAAGAAGAGGTTGGGGACGGAGGAAGAAGGTGAAACTGAGGAATTCAATGCGGCGAACCCATCATGCACAATAACATTAAAGGATTAAAAGCTCATCACTCCCAaccctttctctttctctccctcctttctctctcctctcaaATATTCTCTCAGAAGATTCAACgacagagagaaagagaatgcATGAAACCAATCCTCCGCTGTTTTCCTACCTTTTTTTCGTTtggaatatatatgaaaaaaaatatatattagggttttttttttcttttttcttttttcttttttattttacagGTGAAGagtgaggattttagattttttatgaatctgccattttttctaaataatcttttttattttcctattttaagtatttatcataaaattaaattattttaatttgaaaccaCCCCAACATTTCCTAATTTGTTTTAtcctattttttcaattttttttagttatataattttttttattttagacttaaaaattaaataatgggctatctaataaaaaataacattaaatgtttattaataaagatatatttttccttcaataaaaagtaatattaaatgacattttacattaaaatgtgaagaataaaattattttaaaagctcataaaaatattgaaatattcaaatttttttttttttattaaaggtgTAGTATAATTCtctttcatttctaaaaatgttattgaaattttaatcaaattgcaTTATATAGCTATATATGGGAGTCTCTTAAAGCTAgatggcaaaaaaaaattaattatgaaaattgcctaaattattagaaataaggagaaaaaaaaattataaatgagagAATCATGGGATTTAGAACCCAGGATTAAAATATCGATTATCACATATATatcggtacttggattttacggatatatcggagaaaaaaaatatcaataggtctaaaattgatcaaaatttataaaaatataataaaaacttcataaatatgtaattagaagtataatagatattttaaagttgttttattaaagaatttgatatatataatatgatttatcatatttgataacaatatcatatgcatcgataaaaatatgaattttataagtgtacatttactatcaaattacatcaaatattatgatatttgattataatatatctaattttaaaatatatattaatattaaaattataatctatttaattcaattgtattaaatgatataaaataaattgtggtgtatgtacatttttttaatatttaattaatctattaatgatattaaaaacatgaagaaaattatcatgataatttttatatttttggtaatcaattaaaataaaattttgtatttaattataaaataattataattaatttgctctctaaaatattcttttaatattttatttgtatgacGACTTTAAATATATATCTTTAGTGTCTCATATTCAACAAGGGGCAAACTTGCCCTAGTGGTAGGTAAGGTGGCCTCAACCCAAacaaaattggaatttttgaggaGCATTGTATAGCAGGTTTGACCGTCGTTGACCAGCGTTGATCATTCGATATATCAAGAAAAATCTTCGATATATCGCCAATTTTTGGAgatttttcccaaaatttcgCCAGAACAATATTTCTCCACCAAATATCGCTTCCATAACCTCCGATACACACGATATATCACCAATATATCtcgatattttcttccatgcTTAGAACATCCTTTTaacattttgaagtttttcTACTTCCAttgattaataaatatattttttaaatagcaagtgaattaaatttataaataatattgattgAATTTTCCactataatgattttttttctaatgtccATTAACAAAATCATTAAAAACTTTCAATATTACTAAGTGCTTGATGctaatttcaaacttatttcaactacaaaaatataaagtgaaaccataaaatattaagtgaattcaattttatatatgttttggttaaaaaaatgttatttcaagagctatcattttcaaataatatagaTTATGTTTAGGATGACAACAGGCAGGTTCAAGACGGGTTGCCCTCATCCCAAACCCACCCTTAAcccttttatttaaattataaattcatcCTATTAGGGTAGGGCAGAACGGATACCATAAAAACTCGTTTCATTGTCATCTCTAATTATGGATGATAACACCAAtgtatgaatatataaaataagtaataaataattattttaatttcaactttaagcttaaatttaaaagcaaaaaaggaGAAATTATTTAATGTCTAATAATATAAAACCATCCCATCAAAAgaatgattttaatttcaaCTTCTAGCTAAAGTTAAAAGCAAAACGCTAGTCCAAACAAGGCCTAGATTAGTCCAAAGGCCAAACAAGGCCTGGAAATTCTTATAATTGCTTTGAGTTTTCAGCAacgaaataaaataaaaatcttcctTTTTTTGGCTTACAAATAGCCAAAACTTCAGCTTCTGGTATTAGAAGCCACCATCTCAAAACTGCTAATTTGGAGCTTTTGTCACAGTAGCAGTAGTAGTTAAAACTGGCTATTGTCCATCTATGGAGGGTTGTATCACTGTAAGAAATAGTACATTGTAGAAAATGGTGAAGATGAGGAGTGCAAGAGCTGAATATGCTAGAAACGATCCCGACAACTTCACCGGTTCTTCTCTCATTTGATCCCCTGCAAGATTCTGGTTTGAAGCTGCAGTTGATTACAAACACAGATGATATTAGTATACTAAGTTTTACTCAATGGATTACAAATGTAAATGAATTCAAACTCATTGTCCCCAGAAAGAAGGATGACTTCTTACTTGAAAAAGCAGGACATCTTTCCCTGGAAATCGAGGGATTCTATTGTGTTTCTACTCAACACTTCATTGAGAATGAGACCATTATAGAAAATGACAGCCATTAAAGCAAACCATACAGCTCAAACACATTGGAGAAATCCGATTTTGTTGAGCTTTCAAAAGTTAATCTTATATATAGATGATTATTGTTGGGACgtcatttgtttatttggccCTAGTGCCTAGGCTGAAGAGCCTGCGCGGCGCGCCCAGAGTGGCCTCCCCAGGATTCGAACCTGAGACCTTAAGGTCTTTGCGGTTGCCCTCCTGCAGCCAAGATGGTACCAGGAGGGCAACTGCAAAGACCTTAAGGTCTCAGGTTCGAATCCTGGGTAGGCCACTCTGGGCGCCGCATTGGCTCCAAGCCTAGGCACcagggccaaacaaacaaatgacGTCCCAACAATTATCATGTTCTCTTAGGTATGTTTAATAACTTAGCCACAAGAAAAAAACCGTTGCTGTATGTATAAATCTTATGCAGCTCTTGAAGAATTAAACTGAAAGCAGCCTATACAACTACCAGCACAAACCCGATCATCATAAAAACTTCCAACCAAAAGCACTCTTGTTGAGAGAGGTATCAAAATGTAGATTGATCCTTGGTGCAAATTTGAACTCATAGTCCAATCTATGTCATGGGAAAGCTTCAAATTTAGATTAGAATTCCTCagatttttgacatttttgtttCTGATTTTAAGCCATTTAAAACTCAAAGGCTGATTTTAGCAAtccaaagaggaaaaagaagaaatatgcGAGCTCAATCAGTAACACAATTTGCTAACCTATCATATGGCATACAATGCTGAGATACCACATACATCTCGTATACTATATAGAAGAAAATGTTTAAATTAGAAAAGTTCATCGGTGCAATTTTTTGGCTGAAGTTTCTAAACTATCATAATCTTGCATTGAAGTTTCTAAATAATCACAACCTTGCGTACGAATCACCTGAATCTTATTAACCCTTCTGGTGGTAAACCAGTGGCAAGAATTGTGAACCCAAAAGGCAAACACAATATTCCCTATACTTATGAACAGATAGCAGCCAGTTGCATGACACTAAACCCCCATCCATCCCACATATGGGGGCTTCTCCAAAAAGGCCAAAGGTAACTGAAATCCATCTGCTTATACATAATTCTTAATATGAGTTATCTTTCATAGGTCAACAGAGATCATTTTTAATAGTCTAAGTAACCAGTTTGTTTGTATAGCTTCAAAGCTCCCTTCTGAAAAGCTCACTGCTTTCTTAACCAAGGGATGGGCAGTTCATTGTGCCTTCTTATCTAGTCAGCACCTCTCTCAAAATCCACAGATAGAGAACTCTCTCCATCTCATACTCACACTCGAGAAAGAGCCAAAGAGGTTCGAACTGTGGACCTTTGGGAACCAACACTCTAGTACCATATTACACCACCACTTGTCCAAAAAACATTAGCTGTTAAAGAATGATTGCAATATATGTACATCAACATGAGCCTTTATAATATGACACAGACTTGGTCACAAAGCCCATTAGTTTGAAAGAGAGATCTAAATTTTAGATAATAGTCATTGCATTCCAAAACCTGTCCTGCTTGTTGCTTCATGTTAACATCAAAAATTGACTCTAACAGCAGTGTAAGTATGTCTCGGGGAAATAGAAATGTTTCTTGCAGACTAAGATTTTAACACAATCCATGATACCgaaaaaccaaaattgaaattCCTTCCAAGTTCCAATAATAGCAAGAACATATGTGGCACCACCTATACTAGATTACAACAATGAATTATCTGTTAAGCTGCACCACAGAACACATACATCACTGCATAAGCCACACCCACTACTCCCAAAGTGACCATAACCTCTTTCTTCTTGAGAatccataagaaatatgaattgaAATGTTACTAAAATACTCTGAACTGGTAACCACATTCTTCAACTACAAAGCTAAAAAACAGAACATCCAACATGGTTACCTTCACTCCTCAAATCCATGCTAGCCCTAGATAATCAAAAGGGGTATATTGGTTCTAATCACCCCAAATTCCAACAATGAACTTACTCCCGAAGAGGGAACATTGTCTACCATTAAAGCCTGAAGATGGTCACATTTTGGTCTGTCTCCTAGTACTAATTTAGCCTGACTTTAGACAAAATTTTGGAACTTGAACAATTTGGGAAGCATTGGattgaataattaaattattgcaAAAGTAGAGCCATGGACAGATCAATTTGGACAACTTCTTGATCAGGGCCTCAAAGAAAATTGCTGGAAAATTAACGAACCAAAACCATAGCAGGCAGTCTCCAATCCATGGCCGTTCAAGCAAACGCAAACCCACATATATCTATCCaaaccaagcaaaacaaaaagtGCGTTTCGTCAAACAGAGAATATAAATCCAACCCACAAATCTACAAGCAACCACCTACATGAAAATCAAATCACACTCGCTGCAACCCTCAAAAAAACTTCATCAGAAGTTCAAAAATTTTTCCAAGTTCATCAGTACGTACGGAGGCAAGTGTAAATACAGAGAGTGAAAGTACCAGTTTTCCTGGGAGGAGTAACTTGTTTCTGGGACAGAGACTGAAGCTGCTGATCGAGCTTCTGAAGCGCTTCACGGGCCTTATCTGGGTCAACCTCGAACTGCTGTGAATCTTTATCAACTGCATGAACAGTAGAAACAGAGCTTGCTGATGATCTTCTCCTCCTACTCCAGGTGGGATGATTACCAACACAGTGTGATAGAAACTGAGAGATGGGTTGTCTGGAGGAAAGAGAGAGCGGTGGAAGTGGTGACGGAGAGAGAGATTGCAGATGAAGCATTTGAACGATGGGTGCACCACAACCACTGCCACTGTCTATCCTCAATAAGGAAAACAGATGTTCACaccaaacgacgtcgttttagtTTCTCCGTTTTGCTTCTTTTACAACAAACTTCTTTGGGCTGGGCTAAGAGCTTAATTCGACTTGGGTTTCGAACTGGGCTTTTTGACAAacccaaaattaaataaataatgaaaatgtttgaaattaaattaaatggtaGCCATCAAATTTTAATACAAGTTGAAGGGGATGAAATTCCCTCACAAATATGTTGGAGATTGCCTTTGGGTTGGAGCTTAGGGCTCAGCCCTAGGCTGGTCAAGTTGGGTTATGTGTGGAATTTTGAGTCAAAATGACAGGTttgaatacaaaaatatatcttttaggtcgtttttaaaacttatatttaataTGGTTTCTTTATCGTCATAAGTGTTAGATCATTCTCCCATGAAAATAAAGTCTCAATTACTCGATTCAAAAATAAAGTCGCAAGTATCAATTAAGGTGTCAATTAAAACCTCAGTTGGTAATTGAGacttcaatttaaatttaaaaaaaaaattatattctaatGATATGGCtcatatgtgaaaataaaattatcattttgaaaataagtttgGCAAAATAGTTaaactgaaatttttttttccataataagGTTATTTTAGCCCAAAACCCGTATGTAGAGCTCATACATGAGATGTAGTGGTCAAACTTTAACTCAAAATATTCAAACATGGCGAGTAACctacttataattattttttacatgacACTTATGTGTTGGGTGGTGCAACCTTTCTTCTCTCCTAATTTTcactaagaatttttttttatatgtcgactcaagataatatatataaagagaaagGGTGCCCAAAAAGCATCCCAAACACATATAGAAAGTATATAACATTATTGAAAggtaaaagaagaaaacattaCGGGAAACAACACCTACCCTCACTTAGCATCCGcccaatcaaaatttttttattaaaagtaaaggGCTTTCATTTATATAAATCTTTGTACaagattataaaatataaacaaaagaatttttcaaccacCCATTATCAAAAGCTGGTTTGTTACTTTCCATCTAAAGGATATGTAAACGATTGCctttcaaataaacaaaaaaaagaaagatttcatTAGCTGTCAAGAACTATAgtgtttaattaattgttatcatttttcgagttttgggtcaaaatgacccatttttgaaacttaatgttgaaaatgggcacattttcaaactattgttcaaaatggCCTCTTTGATGCCACATAGGCGccacatcattaaaaaatattttttttttcgtcattatagtgaaagccgcagttgggaaacgcggcttcatttttgtactaaagtCGCAGTTGGGAAAggcggcttcatttttgcactaaaaCCGCAATTGGGAAACGTggcttcatttttgcactaaagccgcagttgccaaACGcagcttcatttttgtactaaagccgcagttgccaaacgcagcttcattttttaactaaagtcgAGGTTgacaactgcggctttagttaatttttatttaaatttaaaatttaattaaaaaattattaaattacaatttatgaatgaaatttaaaaatatacttaaataataaattatttatatttaaatttaaaattctagtattacttcaacaaacataaattgataaatagaagatattataaatgaatgttttatttattaataaattaataatcttaaaataataaacttatataacatataaataatatataaaattgtataatttattaatttaagatatttaatttgttaatttttaagatattaatttatttatattatgataaatttatctttatcgaaataatagtatagtagttaataactgagatttcaattataatatttttttttactttccaatttaattaaaaactattaaatcacaatttatgattgaaattaaaaaaatatacttaaataaaaaattatttatatttaaacttaaaaatctagtattacttcaacaaacataaattaataaatagaagatattataaatgaatgttttatttattaataaattaataatcttaaaataataaatttatataacatataaataatatataaaattgtataatttattaatttaagatattaatttatttgtattatgacaaatttatctttaacaaaataataacatactCTTAAGCCGTAgttgtcatatatagatttttttacaaaattagttaataaaattaattacaaaaagtctactacaaaatgtaatttttaatagtttaattaaagtcacaaaaaatatccactaaacattaatatagtggaaaataaaaaacatatataatctcataTGCCTCCACAAGGAGAGAACCTATATGTAATTggtactctcttcctttttggacAAGAACGCCGATTGTGACCCGATTGCTTGCAAAGTCCACATGTTTGTGGAGTCCTAGtttcccttgcatccatctcATTATGCAAACGACTTGATTTTGGTCGACCAGAAGTTAGCCGTTTCATTGAGTCTGAAGGCACAATTATCGGTCCATTATATTGAGGCCACTCCAACTcatcaaatatgagataaaacAAGGGAGCCCATGTTGATAGGTAAGCACGTGTGGTGTAATAACCTTGTACAAATTGTCGAAAATCAATTGCTCGACAATGACAAGCAGCAAGAATGTGCGAACATGGGAATCCTAACAAAAGTGTTTTGTTACATGTGCAAGACCCCGTTTGAAGGGTAACATGATATGTGTGAGGTTTCCTATTACTGCTTCCAACAGAGTGTCTAGTTTTAACATGAAAACGTCCCGccacatgatcatacaaaagAACCTCATGTGCACCCGCCTTAACAACTTTAGCCTTTATCTTGGCGTCAATATGTGGAGTGAATTCTTCACCTGAAGTGAGCCGACTGGCACCATGCTCCCGCCTGACTGTGAAGTAACTGTTAACCCGATAGAAAGTTAACTGGACTAAAGCTGTTATCGGTAAGTTACGAGCACCCTTAAGGACACCATTAAAAACTTCAGACATATTAGTTGTCATAATCCCATATCTCCGCCCACCATCATATGAGAGTGCCCATTTTTCAAGAGGAATTTGCTCCAACCAATTTCTAGCCTCGGCATTTATTTGGCCAATTGTATCCatgtgagaaataaattttatcatgtGTGATTATATATAGGTTCTTgtccaaaaaggaagagagtaccAATTACATATAGGTTCTCTCCTTGTGGAggcatgtgagattatatatgttttttattttccactatattaatgtttagtggatattttttgtgactttaattaaactattaaaaattacattttgtagtagacattttgtaattaatttcattaactaattttgtaaaaaaatctatatatgacaacTACGGCTTAAGagtatgttattattttgttaaagataaatttgtcataatacaaataaattaatatcttaaaaattaacaaattaaatatcttaaattaataaattatacaattttatatattatttatatgttatataaatttattattttaagattattaatttattaataaataaaacattcatttataatatattctatttattaatttatgtttgttgaagtaatactagatttttgagtttaaatataaataattttttatttaagtatatttttaaaatttcaatcataaattgtgatttaatggttttaattaaattggaaagtaaaaaaaaaaatattataattgaaatctcagttattaactactatactattatttcgataaagataaatttatcataatataaataaattaatatcttaaaaattaacaaattaaatatcttaaattaataaattatacaattttatatattatttatatgttatataagtttattattttaagattattaatttattaataaatcaaatattcatttataatatcttctatttatcaatttatgtttgttgaaataatactagatttttaagtttaaatataaataattttttatttaagtatatttttaaatttttaatcataaattgtaatttaatagtttttaattaaatttgaaagtaaaaaaaaatattataattgaaatctcagttattaactactatactattatttcgataaagataaatttatcataatataaataaattaatatcttaaaaattaacaaattaaatatcttaaattaataaattatacaattttatatattatttatatgttatatacatttattattttaagattattaatttattaataaataaaatattcatttataatatcttctatttatcaatttatgtttgttgaagtaatactagaattttaaatttaaatataaataatttattatttaagtatatttttaaatttcattcataaattgtaatttaataatttttttaattaaattttaaatttaaataaaaattaactaaagctGCAGTTGCCAACCGtggctttagttaaaaaatgaagccgcgtttggCAATTgcggctttagtacaaaaatgaagccgtgtttgccaactgcggctttagtgcaaaaatgaagccgcatttgccaactgcggctttagtacaaaaatgaaattgcgtttcccaactgcggcttaagtacaaaaatgaagccgcgtttccTAACTGCGGCTTTCATTATaatgacgaaaaaaaaaaattaaatgatgtGGCGCCTATGTGGCATCAAAAAGGccattttgaacaatagtttGAAAATGTGCCCGTTTTCAacattaagtttaaaaaatgggccattttgacccaaaactctcaTTTTTCTATTCCAAGTGATATGATGTGACATCATCTCTTAAACACCTTGAACCGAAAAACAACTAGACTAAAGGAAAACGGATATTGTTATGCCTAAACACAAATGTTCAATCAAAACCATTAGTCTACTTAAGCTTTATGAAACCTGAAGGTAAAAATCCACAATAGCATTAACCTAAGTGGATACACCCTCGAAGTTGCTATGACTACAACATATAGGCATTCACTTACCTCCCTAGTGAAAGACAATTCTTAATAACAAACTGTTGATGCTGAGTCAATCAAAAGAAACACTTCTCCCTTATTCCTGTAAAAGATGTTCGGACAGGATGTCAGAACATATCCTCCGAAGCTCAAGTAAGATGAATAGTTAGAGAGAATGCCCTCTTTTTAGGAGCTTGGGAAAGAATGGATTAGAATACTCCCCCTTCTTGCCTTTGGGCCGCAGGAAGGCTTTTATAGTGTCTGGAGCCTTGTCACATCTATACTGAGATGACTTATTAACTTTCGCAGTCATGATGACAGCATAGAGGATGGCAGAGCAATCATCATCCTTTAGGCGACTGACAGAGATTGTTGGTGGGGCGACTTGGTGATTAGCTTGTCATCTCAGTCTGTAGGCGGCATGGTGTAGAGCGTAGCAAGTCGCTCGAAAAGACAGAGAGACATCCCGTCGAGCGTACTTCTGGCAGGGGGAAGAATGATTGCTCGTGGGAGCTAGTTAGGGAACCTGCTTGGAACACGTCATGCACTCTTAAAGGAACACAAGGTAGCCGACCATTGATACTTAAGGGCCGGATTGGGTGTTCCGACCTGTTTGTGCTTGTCCTGAGAGAGATGGAGGGATGTCACGTATCTAATAGAAGGGTGTTGTGTGGGGTCAGGGCAATCTGCCACGTGGTCACAAAAGGGATGTCCTTACACAACCACTGATTGAAATGTTGGTTTTTTCATCGAAATATCGGATATCGATGAACCTGAAACACCAATTAACAAGAATTTCGACAAAATCTTAGAAAAAATCAAtggttttatgaattttttttttaatttatctatttttaaattatttatttttagtacatcttttattttaaatttataatatcattttattttatattatcattttatttttaactactttttatatttatc
The sequence above is drawn from the Vitis riparia cultivar Riparia Gloire de Montpellier isolate 1030 chromosome 6, EGFV_Vit.rip_1.0, whole genome shotgun sequence genome and encodes:
- the LOC117915890 gene encoding uncharacterized protein LOC117915890; the encoded protein is MLHLQSLSPSPLPPLSLSSRQPISQFLSHCVGNHPTWSRRRRSSASSVSTVHAVDKDSQQFEVDPDKAREALQKLDQQLQSLSQKQVTPPRKTASNQNLAGDQMREEPVKLSGSFLAYSALALLIFTIFYNVLFLTVIQPSIDGQ